From a region of the Bermanella marisrubri genome:
- the pdxJ gene encoding pyridoxine 5'-phosphate synthase translates to MKVNKRVLLGVNIDHIATLRQARGTRYPDPVYAALVAEEAGADGITLHLREDRRHIQDADVYALRERLNTRMNLEMAVTDEMVAIAKEVKPHAVCLVPEKREELTTEGGLDVLGNEAKIKQACDDLASVGSEVSLFIDADTKQIDAAVRCGAPVIEIHTGHYAEAQSAAEMQRELKKIEDGASYALEQGLIVNAGHGLHYHNTEAIAAISGMNELNIGHAIIAHAAFVGLKQAVKEMRDLITAVNQ, encoded by the coding sequence ATGAAAGTCAATAAACGCGTATTACTTGGTGTCAACATCGACCACATCGCTACTTTACGTCAGGCGCGAGGTACCCGTTATCCTGATCCAGTATATGCGGCATTGGTGGCTGAAGAAGCTGGTGCTGACGGTATTACTTTGCACTTGCGCGAAGATCGCAGACACATTCAAGATGCTGACGTTTATGCCCTAAGAGAGCGTCTGAATACCCGCATGAATTTAGAAATGGCTGTAACAGATGAGATGGTAGCCATCGCCAAAGAAGTAAAACCTCATGCTGTATGTTTAGTCCCAGAAAAACGCGAAGAACTCACGACAGAGGGCGGGCTAGATGTCCTTGGTAACGAGGCGAAAATTAAACAGGCGTGTGATGATCTCGCGTCTGTTGGCAGCGAAGTATCTCTGTTTATAGATGCAGACACGAAACAAATTGATGCGGCAGTGCGCTGCGGTGCACCAGTAATCGAGATTCATACTGGTCACTACGCTGAAGCTCAATCTGCGGCGGAGATGCAGCGTGAATTGAAGAAAATTGAAGACGGTGCGAGCTATGCACTGGAGCAAGGTTTGATTGTGAATGCCGGTCACGGTTTACATTATCACAATACCGAAGCAATCGCCGCGATATCGGGCATGAACGAATTGAATATTGGTCACGCGATTATCGCCCACGCGGCGTTTGTCGGTCTTAAGCAAGCCGTTAAAGAAATGCGAGATCTCATTACTGCAGTGAATCAGTAA
- the acpS gene encoding holo-ACP synthase yields MTIAIGTDIVEIERIYQVYQRQGEKLVNRVLTPSEQERFYSMINDDVRMAYLAKRWCAKEAVSKAMGTGIAKGLGFQDIEVTNSESGAPQVILSKSAQIKLNALGAQKILISLSDERHYAIAFCQLV; encoded by the coding sequence ATGACCATAGCCATTGGCACAGATATCGTCGAAATTGAGCGCATTTATCAGGTCTACCAAAGACAAGGTGAAAAGCTCGTTAATCGTGTGCTGACACCTTCAGAGCAGGAACGCTTTTATTCTATGATCAATGATGATGTGCGGATGGCGTATTTGGCCAAGCGCTGGTGTGCCAAAGAGGCGGTCAGCAAAGCGATGGGAACAGGTATTGCTAAAGGTCTAGGGTTTCAAGATATAGAAGTAACAAATTCAGAATCTGGCGCACCTCAGGTGATACTAAGCAAGTCAGCGCAAATTAAATTAAATGCGTTAGGCGCGCAAAAAATCTTGATTAGTCTGAGTGATGAGCGCCACTACGCAATAGCTTTTTGTCAGCTAGTATAA
- the recO gene encoding DNA repair protein RecO: MIKQRAYLLHSRPYKETSALVDFFTPDYGHIRCMARGVKKANKYQQPLQPFTLYTIFFHGDSGLKNLDKFEIFSLPLNLSGNPLFSGFYINEVLLRALRSDAEVESQSLFDAYEDVLASLNSEGLELSLRLFELSLLEHMGQQYEWALDFRTESMVDDNAFYGFFVEQGMARVSQKYANSNPNAVFRGNELKALSHGELLDQNVLKMCKRLFRLALRPIIGYKPIQARELLKQFQQLDAINNNR; encoded by the coding sequence TATAAAGAGACAAGTGCGCTGGTAGATTTTTTTACACCGGATTACGGCCACATTCGCTGTATGGCTCGAGGTGTCAAAAAAGCCAATAAATATCAGCAACCGCTACAGCCTTTCACTCTTTATACCATTTTCTTTCATGGCGATTCGGGCCTCAAAAACCTCGACAAATTTGAAATTTTCTCTTTACCCTTGAATCTATCAGGTAATCCGTTATTCAGTGGATTTTATATCAACGAAGTCTTACTGAGGGCTTTACGTAGTGATGCCGAGGTAGAATCCCAATCGTTATTTGATGCCTATGAAGATGTACTTGCTAGCTTAAATTCTGAAGGTTTAGAGCTATCACTGCGACTGTTTGAGCTGAGTTTATTAGAGCATATGGGACAGCAATATGAATGGGCATTAGATTTTCGTACGGAATCTATGGTCGATGATAATGCGTTTTACGGCTTTTTTGTCGAACAAGGTATGGCTCGAGTCAGTCAAAAATATGCGAACAGTAACCCAAATGCAGTATTTAGAGGAAATGAATTAAAAGCACTCAGTCATGGCGAGTTACTCGATCAAAACGTGTTAAAAATGTGCAAACGTTTGTTTCGACTGGCTTTGCGCCCCATAATTGGATACAAACCCATCCAAGCCCGCGAATTGCTCAAACAATTCCAACAGTTGGATGCCATCAACAACAATCGGTAA